In the Acomys russatus chromosome 13, mAcoRus1.1, whole genome shotgun sequence genome, one interval contains:
- the Ghrl gene encoding appetite-regulating hormone: MLSSGTICSLLLLSIFWVDVAMAGSSFLSPEHQKAQQKKESKKPPAKLQPRALEGWLHPEGRGQAEGAEDELEIRFNAPFDVGIKLSGAQYQQHGQALGKFLQDILWEEVKEVPADK, from the exons ATGCTGTCTTCAGGGACCATCTGCAGTCTGCTACTCCTCAGCATCTTCTGGGTGGATGTGGCCATGGCAGGCTCCAGCTTCCTGAGCCCAGAACACCAGAAAGCCCAG caGAAAAAGGAATCCAAGAAGCCACCAGCTAAACTACAGCCACGAGCTCTGGAAGGCTGGCTCCacccagagggcagaggacaggcaGAAGGGGCAGAGGATGAGCTGGAAATCAGG TTCAATGCTCCCTTCGACGTTGGCATCAAGCTGTCAGGAGCTCAGTACCAGCAACATGGCCAGGCCCTGGGGAAGTTTCTTCAGGACATCCTCTGGGAAGAGGTCAAAG AGGTACCAGCTGACAAGTGA